One region of Xyrauchen texanus isolate HMW12.3.18 chromosome 11, RBS_HiC_50CHRs, whole genome shotgun sequence genomic DNA includes:
- the LOC127651913 gene encoding OCIA domain-containing protein 1-like isoform X1 encodes MSRQSPEGFTKSEQPGQASLGPIGIDYIPTEEERRVFRECNQESFWYRSLPISVIGMALTQFLISRGALTGSGRFGSLPKVGFAGVCGYLGGKMSYMKTCQEKFMSLENSPLGEAMRQRQRHQPPMFTHENSELSDPKKADFEPAFQLDDRKDQSFSLTRDFTYSDPMTSPSQYDTQLLAEPSYIEDDAQKKPLLYEELRSKNRENYEVTKTPKEDTQLKPETVIAPTNRGKKNIYGDTWEE; translated from the exons ATGTCTCGTCAGTCACCAGAGGGTTTCACGAAATCTGAACAGCCAGGACAGGCATCCTTG GGTCCCATTGGAATTGACTACATCCCCACAGAGGAGGAGAGGAGGGTGTTCAGAGAGTGCAACCAGGAAAGCTTCTGGTACAGAT CTCTCCCTATATCTGTCATTGGCATGGCTCTCACTCAGTTTCTTATATCTAgag gtgCACTTACAGGCTCCGGTAGATTCGGCTCTCTGCCCAAAGTAGGCT ttgcTGGTGTTTGTGGGTACCTCGGAGGGAAGATGTCATATATGAAGACATGTCAGGAGAAGTTTATGAGCCTGGAGAATTCTCCATTGGGGGAGGCAATGAGACAGAGACAGCGCCACCAACCACCAAT GTTTACCCATGAGAATTCGGAGTTGAGTGATCCAAAAAAAGCAGATTTTGAGCCGGCCTTTCAGCTTGATGATCGGAAAGATCAGTCGTTCTCTTTAACCAGAGATTTCACTTACAGTGACCCTATGACTTCACCATCCCAGTATGACACCCAGCTTCTAG cagaaccatcTTACATTGAGGACGACGCACAGAAGAAGCCCTTGCTGTATGAAGAACTGCGGAGTAAGAACAGGGAAAACTATGAAGTCACAAAGACTCCCAAAGAAGACACACAGCTGAAGCCGGAAACTGTGATCGCCCCAACAAACAGAG GGAAGAAGAATATATATGGAGACACATGGGAGGAGTGA
- the LOC127651913 gene encoding OCIA domain-containing protein 1-like isoform X2, whose translation MSRQSPEGFTKSEQPGQASLGPIGIDYIPTEEERRVFRECNQESFWYRSLPISVIGMALTQFLISRGALTGSGRFGSLPKVGFAGVCGYLGGKMSYMKTCQEKFMSLENSPLGEAMRQRQRHQPPMFTHENSELSDPKKADFEPAFQLDDRKDQSFSLTRDFTYSDPMTSPSQYDTQLLEPSYIEDDAQKKPLLYEELRSKNRENYEVTKTPKEDTQLKPETVIAPTNRGKKNIYGDTWEE comes from the exons ATGTCTCGTCAGTCACCAGAGGGTTTCACGAAATCTGAACAGCCAGGACAGGCATCCTTG GGTCCCATTGGAATTGACTACATCCCCACAGAGGAGGAGAGGAGGGTGTTCAGAGAGTGCAACCAGGAAAGCTTCTGGTACAGAT CTCTCCCTATATCTGTCATTGGCATGGCTCTCACTCAGTTTCTTATATCTAgag gtgCACTTACAGGCTCCGGTAGATTCGGCTCTCTGCCCAAAGTAGGCT ttgcTGGTGTTTGTGGGTACCTCGGAGGGAAGATGTCATATATGAAGACATGTCAGGAGAAGTTTATGAGCCTGGAGAATTCTCCATTGGGGGAGGCAATGAGACAGAGACAGCGCCACCAACCACCAAT GTTTACCCATGAGAATTCGGAGTTGAGTGATCCAAAAAAAGCAGATTTTGAGCCGGCCTTTCAGCTTGATGATCGGAAAGATCAGTCGTTCTCTTTAACCAGAGATTTCACTTACAGTGACCCTATGACTTCACCATCCCAGTATGACACCCAGCTTCTAG aaccatcTTACATTGAGGACGACGCACAGAAGAAGCCCTTGCTGTATGAAGAACTGCGGAGTAAGAACAGGGAAAACTATGAAGTCACAAAGACTCCCAAAGAAGACACACAGCTGAAGCCGGAAACTGTGATCGCCCCAACAAACAGAG GGAAGAAGAATATATATGGAGACACATGGGAGGAGTGA
- the chic2 gene encoding cysteine-rich hydrophobic domain-containing protein 2 gives MMEDFDEIYEEEEEEEEDEDRAAEEQLLKYAPDPVVVRGSGHVTVFGLSNKFESEFPSALTGKVAPEEFKASINRVNSCLRKALPVNVRWLLCGCLCCCCTLGFSLWPVICLSKRTRRSLEKLLEWENSRLYHKLCLHWRLSKRKCETNNMMEYVIQIEFLPKIPIFRPD, from the exons ATGATGGAGGACTTTGACGAGATTTacgaggaggaggaagaggaagaggaggacgaGGACAGGGCCGCGGAGGAGCAGCTGCTCAAATACGCTCCGGACCCGGTGGTAGTGCGCGGATCCGGACACGTCACTGT GTTTGGATTAAGCAATAAATTTGAGTCGGAATTTCCCTCAGCCCTTACGGGAAAG GTAGCGCCAGAGGAGTTCAAAGCCAGCATAAATCGTGTGAACAGCTGTCTGAGGAAGGCTCTACCGGTGAATGTTCGCTGGCTGCTTTGTGGCTGTCTGTGCTGTTGCTGTACTCTGGGCTTTAGTCTGTGGCCGGTCATCTGTCTTAGCAAAAGG ACACGCAGATCCTTAGAGAAGTTATTGGAGTGGGAAAACAGCAGATTGTATCACAAG CTGTGTTTGCATTGGAGGCTAAGCAAAAGAAAGTGTGAAACCAACAACATGATGGAATAT GTCATCCAAATAGAGTTTCTACCCAAGATTCCCATCTTCAGGCCGGATTAG